Proteins encoded together in one Flavobacteriales bacterium window:
- a CDS encoding flagellar motor protein MotB, protein MTRAPLFIAALGALLLGSTSCVSEKKYTALTLSNETLKNKLDECNRGLDGCRSENAVMEARVAELQNKNDHLKDQVAQLNNTNAALLNNVGQMATLSQKEAANLEKSLEQIREQDLRIRTLQDALTKKDSVTLALVVSLKSSLGNLNDTDVVVNVEKSVVFIELSDKMMFRTGSTELSARAREVLGKVATVLNGKPDQEVLVEGHTDNVPIGRECFKDNWDLSVSRAVTITRVLQNDYKVDPARITAAGRSEYLPLVGNDTPDGRSRNRRIRIVILPKMDQFFGMIEDGLKKASGQ, encoded by the coding sequence ATGACGCGAGCACCTCTCTTCATCGCCGCACTGGGCGCGCTCCTGCTGGGTTCCACCAGCTGCGTGTCCGAAAAGAAGTACACCGCCCTCACCCTCTCCAACGAGACCCTCAAGAACAAGCTGGATGAATGCAACCGGGGCCTTGATGGGTGCCGCAGCGAGAACGCCGTGATGGAGGCGCGGGTGGCGGAGCTGCAGAACAAGAACGACCACCTGAAGGACCAGGTGGCCCAGCTGAACAACACCAACGCGGCCCTGTTGAACAACGTGGGGCAGATGGCCACGCTGAGCCAGAAGGAGGCCGCCAACCTGGAGAAGTCGCTCGAGCAGATCCGCGAACAGGACCTGCGCATCCGCACCCTGCAGGACGCCCTCACCAAGAAGGACAGCGTCACCCTGGCGCTCGTCGTCAGCCTCAAGAGCTCCCTGGGCAACCTCAATGACACCGACGTGGTGGTCAACGTGGAGAAGAGCGTCGTCTTCATCGAGCTCAGCGACAAAATGATGTTCCGCACCGGCAGCACGGAGCTGTCCGCCCGCGCCCGCGAGGTGCTCGGCAAGGTGGCCACGGTGCTCAACGGCAAGCCCGACCAGGAGGTGCTGGTGGAGGGCCACACGGACAACGTGCCCATCGGCCGCGAGTGCTTCAAGGACAACTGGGACCTCAGCGTCTCGCGCGCCGTCACCATCACACGCGTGCTGCAGAACGACTACAAAGTGGATCCCGCGCGCATCACGGCCGCCGGCCGCAGCGAGTACCTGCCGCTGGTGGGCAACGATACGCCGGACGGCCGCTCGCGCAACCGCCGCATCCGCATCGTCATCCTGCCCAAGATGGACCAGTTCTTCGGCATGATCGAGGACGGCCTGAAGAAGGCCTCCGGGCAGTGA
- a CDS encoding spore maturation protein yields MALSRFWTWMLLLSIAYIMVMLFSGRQYGLGALVNGRQGEPMLVNELDTTALVGTPLLAELRSAGTSGVQRSDTLYTLNGAGVVKVSVGTVPADGLFPTCRNTLTDLWLPLIGYLTFFCGLLNLLVDARAMEKVARVLSPVFHRIFPDLRKDHPAYGFMTLNFAANFLGLDSAATPFGLKAMESMQADNPDKDQATNGQIMFLCLHAAGLTLLPTSIIGYRAAMGAANPADIMIPLIITSFVGTLSALFLVAFKQRINLFNGPVMAFVLGISVLIGVLMAYITGLTGVHKFHFTDNLSNGMLLAIIGLIVGFALLKEKVFTGKGTNMFDSFVHGAKDGFTTGLRVLPYMIAMLAALSIFRNSGLMGIVMDGLSAVMAAVGVDKAVIDAVPVALMRPFSAGGSRGFLLDAMKTYGPDSLTGQLVCLFQGAAETTFYVVALYFGSVGVKDSRYTLWVMLLADLVCVVTAVFVCRIYFG; encoded by the coding sequence ATGGCCCTGAGCCGATTCTGGACGTGGATGCTGCTGCTGAGCATCGCTTACATCATGGTGATGCTCTTCAGCGGCCGGCAATACGGGCTGGGCGCCTTGGTGAACGGCCGGCAGGGCGAGCCGATGCTGGTGAACGAACTGGACACCACCGCGCTGGTCGGCACGCCGCTGCTGGCGGAGCTTCGATCAGCAGGCACCTCCGGGGTTCAGCGCAGCGACACGCTGTACACGCTGAACGGCGCCGGCGTGGTGAAGGTGAGCGTGGGCACGGTGCCTGCGGACGGCCTCTTCCCCACCTGCCGCAACACGCTCACCGACCTATGGCTGCCGCTGATCGGCTACCTCACCTTCTTCTGCGGCCTGCTTAACCTGCTGGTGGACGCACGCGCGATGGAGAAGGTGGCGCGGGTGCTGTCCCCGGTGTTCCATCGCATCTTCCCCGACCTGCGGAAGGACCATCCGGCCTACGGGTTCATGACGTTGAACTTCGCCGCCAACTTCCTGGGGCTGGACAGCGCGGCCACGCCGTTCGGCCTGAAGGCCATGGAGAGCATGCAGGCGGACAACCCGGACAAGGACCAGGCGACCAACGGGCAGATCATGTTCCTGTGCCTGCACGCCGCAGGCCTCACGCTGCTGCCCACGAGCATCATCGGTTACCGGGCGGCCATGGGCGCGGCGAACCCGGCGGACATCATGATCCCGTTGATCATCACCTCGTTCGTGGGGACGCTGTCGGCCCTGTTCCTGGTGGCGTTCAAGCAGCGCATCAACCTGTTCAACGGGCCGGTGATGGCCTTCGTGCTGGGGATCAGCGTGCTCATCGGGGTCCTGATGGCCTACATCACCGGCCTGACGGGCGTGCACAAGTTCCACTTCACGGACAACCTCAGCAACGGCATGCTGCTGGCCATCATCGGCCTCATCGTAGGCTTCGCCCTGCTCAAGGAGAAGGTGTTCACCGGGAAGGGCACGAACATGTTCGACTCGTTCGTGCATGGGGCCAAGGACGGCTTCACCACCGGTCTGCGGGTGCTGCCGTACATGATCGCCATGCTGGCGGCGCTGAGCATCTTCCGCAACAGCGGGCTGATGGGCATCGTGATGGACGGTCTGTCGGCCGTGATGGCCGCCGTGGGCGTGGACAAGGCGGTGATCGACGCCGTGCCGGTGGCCCTGATGCGGCCCTTCAGCGCGGGCGGATCGCGCGGCTTCCTGCTGGACGCCATGAAGACCTACGGGCCGGACAGCCTCACCGGGCAGCTCGTGTGCCTGTTCCAAGGTGCCGCCGAGACCACCTTCTACGTGGTGGCCCTGTACTTCGGAAGCGTGGGCGTGAAGGACAGCCGCTACACGCTGTGGGTGATGCTGCTGGCCGACCTGGTGTGCGTGGTGACGGCGGTGTTCGTGTGCCGGATCTACTTCGGGTGA
- a CDS encoding SET domain-containing protein-lysine N-methyltransferase: MAKPYAEDKIERRRSKIHGNGVFAIAPIRKGELIVQYKGKMVTHAEADRQHGGDVTSGHTFLFTLNEKYILDANVRGNIARWLNHSCAPNCEALVHEDEGGDPKKDKVIIEARRAIKPGEELTYDYGIVLDERHTNAMKRIWACRCGSPKCTGTMLKPKR, translated from the coding sequence ATGGCCAAGCCTTACGCAGAGGACAAGATCGAGCGTCGTCGTTCCAAGATCCACGGCAACGGCGTGTTCGCCATCGCCCCCATCCGCAAGGGTGAGCTGATCGTGCAGTACAAGGGCAAGATGGTGACGCATGCCGAGGCCGACCGGCAGCACGGCGGCGATGTCACGAGCGGCCACACCTTCCTGTTCACGCTGAACGAGAAGTACATCCTGGACGCGAACGTGCGCGGCAACATCGCGCGTTGGCTGAACCATAGCTGTGCGCCCAACTGCGAGGCGCTGGTGCATGAGGACGAAGGCGGCGACCCGAAGAAGGACAAGGTGATCATCGAGGCACGGCGGGCGATCAAGCCCGGCGAGGAGCTCACCTACGATTATGGCATCGTGCTGGACGAGCGCCACACCAACGCCATGAAGCGCATCTGGGCCTGCCGCTGCGGATCGCCCAAATGCACGGGCACCATGCTGAAGCCGAAGCGCTGA
- a CDS encoding outer membrane lipoprotein carrier protein LolA, whose product MNALLSLLTVGLLAAPLAHAQDDPRSKAVMDRLVAKNKSYTSFEADFSSRLVNKAGKLDVKQEGTVKVKGKKFHLVLDKNTVISDGATLWTYNKEANEVSLNAAAEMDQELDPSKLFTMYETGFKSQFVSEAPDAAGVVVQTLKLFPSDPTKRPYHTVVLVVDKAKVEPRSVQVLYKDGNEVTYTLKRFVPNVDLADGLFVFDKAKHPGVEVNDLR is encoded by the coding sequence ATGAACGCACTTCTCTCCCTTCTCACCGTCGGCCTGCTGGCCGCCCCGTTGGCCCACGCCCAGGACGACCCCCGAAGCAAGGCGGTGATGGACCGCCTGGTGGCCAAGAACAAGAGCTACACCAGCTTCGAGGCCGACTTCAGCAGCCGCCTGGTGAACAAGGCCGGCAAGCTGGACGTGAAACAGGAGGGTACCGTGAAGGTGAAGGGGAAGAAGTTCCACCTGGTGCTGGACAAGAACACGGTGATCAGCGACGGTGCCACCCTGTGGACGTACAACAAGGAGGCGAACGAGGTGTCGCTGAACGCCGCGGCGGAGATGGACCAGGAGCTCGACCCCAGCAAGCTGTTCACGATGTACGAGACGGGCTTCAAGAGCCAGTTCGTGAGCGAGGCCCCGGACGCGGCAGGCGTGGTGGTGCAGACGTTGAAGCTCTTCCCCTCCGACCCGACGAAACGGCCGTACCACACCGTGGTGCTGGTGGTGGACAAGGCGAAGGTGGAGCCCCGCAGCGTGCAGGTGCTGTACAAGGACGGCAACGAGGTCACCTACACGTTGAAGCGCTTCGTGCCGAACGTGGACCTGGCCGACGGGCTCTTCGTGTTCGACAAGGCGAAGCACCCCGGCGTGGAGGTGAACGACCTGCGCTGA
- a CDS encoding OsmC family protein → MEEGRHLAIGARLDGAPYTTRLTMRGHALVADEPVEDGGRDEGPRPHELLCASLASCTLITVRMYADRKGWPLQSLSVEVRMDRTSANGAVATRLDMAVRLDGELDADQRARLMQIAARCPVHRTLLNPIHISIREGA, encoded by the coding sequence ATGGAGGAAGGCAGGCATCTGGCCATCGGCGCCCGGCTCGACGGGGCGCCCTACACCACCCGGTTGACGATGCGGGGGCATGCGCTTGTGGCCGACGAACCCGTGGAGGACGGCGGGCGCGACGAAGGCCCCCGCCCGCATGAGCTGCTATGCGCATCGCTCGCGAGCTGCACCCTGATCACCGTGCGGATGTACGCGGACCGCAAGGGATGGCCCCTGCAAAGCCTGAGCGTGGAGGTGCGCATGGACCGCACATCGGCGAACGGTGCCGTGGCCACGCGGCTGGACATGGCCGTGCGGCTGGATGGCGAGCTGGATGCCGACCAACGGGCCCGGTTGATGCAGATCGCCGCGCGCTGCCCGGTGCACCGCACCCTGCTCAACCCCATCCACATCAGCATCCGGGAAGGCGCATGA
- a CDS encoding (4Fe-4S)-binding protein yields MSDKEHTYTNGEVTIVWKPALCTHSRRCWTGLPDVFKPGERPWIRPGGADTARIVAQVRNCPSGALTLREPTTEVAPDEPSIRIELSPDGPLLVQGPVTVTLPDGRTEHRTGRCALCRCGHSTNKPWCDGSHRTHGFRS; encoded by the coding sequence ATGAGCGACAAGGAGCACACTTACACCAACGGCGAGGTCACCATCGTGTGGAAACCCGCGCTATGCACCCATTCGCGGCGGTGCTGGACCGGCCTGCCCGACGTCTTCAAGCCCGGCGAACGCCCCTGGATCCGTCCAGGGGGCGCGGACACCGCCCGGATCGTGGCGCAGGTGCGGAACTGCCCCAGCGGAGCATTGACCCTGCGGGAGCCCACGACGGAAGTCGCCCCGGACGAGCCTTCGATCCGCATCGAGCTGAGCCCGGACGGGCCTCTGCTGGTGCAGGGGCCAGTGACCGTGACGCTGCCGGACGGACGCACCGAGCACCGCACAGGGCGCTGCGCCCTGTGCCGTTGCGGCCACTCCACCAACAAACCGTGGTGCGACGGCTCGCACCGCACACACGGCTTCCGGAGCTGA
- a CDS encoding arylamine N-acetyltransferase — translation MEVRHYLERLGSRGIDRPDLDSLKRLHRAHLLAVPFENLHIRARIPIELDVERLFDKVVRQRRGGFCYELNGLFAELLERLGYRLARVQGQVYEQRRQRYGAPFDHMALLVEVGDERYLVDVGFGDLFMDPLPLRVDEPVQDGGRTYRFSHDGSGQLVLKRANGRGDVPVYRFSTDDHPFADFAPMCRHHQTSPHSHFTQRTVVSLALPDGRVTLTERRTILTRNGVREERSHDEVGFREALWAHFGMTPPEAFH, via the coding sequence ATGGAGGTCCGCCACTATCTGGAACGGCTCGGTTCTCGCGGGATCGATCGCCCCGACCTCGACAGCCTGAAGCGCCTTCATCGGGCCCATCTGCTGGCGGTGCCCTTCGAGAACCTGCACATCCGCGCTCGTATCCCGATCGAGCTGGACGTGGAGCGCCTGTTCGACAAGGTGGTGCGCCAACGGCGGGGCGGGTTCTGCTACGAGCTGAACGGGTTGTTCGCGGAGCTCTTGGAGCGGCTGGGCTACCGCCTGGCTCGGGTGCAGGGGCAGGTGTACGAGCAACGCCGCCAGCGCTATGGGGCGCCCTTCGACCACATGGCCTTGCTGGTGGAGGTGGGCGATGAGCGGTACCTGGTGGACGTGGGCTTCGGCGACCTCTTCATGGACCCTCTGCCGCTGCGGGTGGACGAACCCGTGCAGGATGGCGGGCGCACCTACCGGTTCAGCCACGACGGGTCCGGGCAGCTGGTGCTCAAGCGCGCGAACGGCCGCGGCGATGTGCCGGTGTACCGCTTCAGCACGGACGACCACCCCTTCGCGGACTTCGCGCCGATGTGCCGCCACCACCAGACCTCGCCGCACAGCCACTTCACCCAGCGCACGGTGGTGAGCCTGGCCCTGCCCGATGGTCGGGTGACCCTCACGGAACGACGCACCATCCTCACCCGCAACGGGGTGCGCGAGGAAAGGAGCCACGACGAGGTCGGCTTCCGCGAGGCGCTTTGGGCCCACTTCGGCATGACCCCGCCGGAGGCCTTCCATTGA
- a CDS encoding VTT domain-containing protein: MEIIQEFWYFITHLNETLPVFINDHGAWIYALLFAIIFVETGLVVMPFLPGDSLLFVAGTLAAGGMLDLGLLLALLFVAAVLGDNINYAVGRWFGEHVVGWKLFGRALVRRKDLDKTHAYFEKYGVKTIIIARFVPIVRTITPFVAGVGAMDYRRKFLPYDVLGGVLWIGLLTLMGYLFGNLPFVQKHYETVILAIIGLSVLPMVVELIRQRLNKPAA, translated from the coding sequence ATGGAGATCATCCAGGAGTTCTGGTATTTCATCACGCACCTCAACGAGACGCTTCCGGTCTTCATCAACGACCACGGCGCCTGGATCTACGCGCTGCTGTTCGCCATCATCTTCGTGGAGACCGGTCTGGTGGTGATGCCCTTCCTGCCGGGCGATTCGCTCCTCTTCGTGGCGGGGACCCTGGCCGCTGGCGGCATGCTGGACCTGGGGCTGCTGCTGGCGCTGCTCTTTGTGGCGGCGGTGCTGGGCGACAACATCAACTACGCGGTGGGCCGATGGTTCGGCGAGCATGTGGTGGGCTGGAAGCTCTTCGGCCGGGCGCTGGTGCGGCGCAAGGACCTCGACAAGACCCACGCCTACTTCGAGAAGTACGGGGTGAAGACGATCATCATCGCGCGCTTCGTGCCGATCGTGCGCACGATCACCCCATTCGTGGCCGGTGTGGGCGCAATGGACTACCGCCGCAAGTTCCTGCCCTACGATGTGCTCGGTGGGGTCCTGTGGATCGGGCTGCTGACCTTGATGGGCTACCTGTTCGGCAACCTGCCCTTCGTGCAGAAGCATTACGAGACCGTGATCCTGGCCATCATCGGCCTCAGCGTGCTGCCCATGGTGGTGGAATTGATCCGGCAGCGGCTCAATAAGCCGGCGGCCTGA
- a CDS encoding shikimate dehydrogenase has product MARYGLIGRSLGHSRSPELFADLFAREGVSGARYELFELEAVDRLPALIGAHPDLRGLNVTIPYKQAVIPFLHALSTEAAAVGAVNSIRIAGDRWTGHNTDIEGFRALLTPHLRTLTEQSGQMRPRALVLGSGGSSRAVAYVLREHGLRFRVVSRSRDRGDLTWDQVDRTVIGVCRLIINTTPLGMWPTVEEEPPLPYASLTERHHLIDLVYNPEETVFMRRGREAGAVVENGRVMLERQAKAAWRFWGEG; this is encoded by the coding sequence GTGGCACGCTATGGGTTGATCGGCCGGTCCCTCGGTCATTCGCGGTCTCCGGAACTCTTCGCCGACCTGTTCGCGCGTGAAGGGGTGTCCGGTGCGCGCTATGAACTCTTCGAACTGGAAGCGGTGGACCGACTTCCGGCGCTCATCGGGGCTCACCCCGACCTGCGCGGGCTGAACGTCACCATCCCCTACAAGCAGGCGGTGATCCCGTTCCTTCACGCCCTGAGCACCGAGGCGGCCGCCGTCGGCGCCGTCAACAGCATCCGCATCGCGGGCGACCGGTGGACCGGTCACAACACGGACATCGAAGGGTTCCGCGCGCTGCTCACACCTCACCTGCGGACCTTGACGGAACAATCCGGTCAGATGCGCCCACGCGCGCTGGTGCTCGGCAGCGGCGGCAGCAGCCGGGCCGTGGCGTACGTGCTGCGCGAACACGGACTGCGCTTCCGCGTGGTGAGCCGCAGCCGCGATCGAGGCGACCTCACCTGGGATCAAGTGGACCGGACAGTGATCGGGGTGTGCCGACTGATCATCAACACCACCCCGCTGGGCATGTGGCCGACCGTGGAAGAGGAACCGCCCCTGCCCTACGCGTCGCTCACCGAACGGCATCACCTCATCGACCTGGTGTACAATCCGGAAGAGACCGTGTTCATGCGGAGAGGACGCGAAGCCGGCGCGGTGGTGGAGAACGGGCGGGTGATGTTGGAAAGGCAGGCGAAGGCGGCGTGGCGGTTCTGGGGGGAGGGTTGA
- a CDS encoding Rrf2 family transcriptional regulator has protein sequence MFSKACEYGIRAAVCIAGCGQQGLHLSLKAIAERTDSPEAFTAKVLQILVHAGLVWSVKGPGGGFSIPGSEARRIRLSQIVACIDGDAIYRGCALGLAQCNAREPGPLHESFLQVREDQRHMLETTTLHDLVSGLREGRTVLKR, from the coding sequence ATGTTCTCCAAGGCCTGTGAATACGGCATCCGCGCGGCAGTGTGCATCGCAGGATGTGGCCAGCAGGGCCTACACCTGAGCCTGAAGGCCATTGCCGAGCGGACCGACAGCCCGGAAGCCTTCACGGCAAAGGTCCTTCAGATACTCGTGCATGCCGGGCTGGTCTGGTCGGTCAAGGGTCCTGGTGGAGGATTCAGCATTCCTGGATCCGAAGCACGGCGCATCCGACTGAGCCAGATCGTGGCCTGCATTGACGGCGATGCCATCTACCGGGGTTGCGCCCTGGGCCTGGCACAATGCAACGCACGTGAACCGGGCCCATTGCACGAGAGCTTTCTCCAGGTGCGTGAGGATCAAAGGCACATGCTGGAGACCACCACCCTGCACGACCTGGTGAGCGGCCTCCGCGAGGGACGGACCGTGCTCAAGCGCTGA
- a CDS encoding cbb3-type cytochrome c oxidase subunit I: MIGPVRTLAVLALALLLAALLLGVLAGIAFMLPVASPWLDFTRLRPLHTTTALFWILTGAVAVMLASRTDAVGVEPHRRLLNGFLFLWAGSLAIALISYLVGKFGGREYWEFPPWLALPIGLAWVLLLIDHARALRGRGRGAPMYLWMWTTGLIFFLFTFVEQNLWLLPAIRSSYLRDLTVQWKSNGSMVGAWNQLIYGASLYLAVRVSGNETLARSGKAHTFWFLGLANLMFNWGHHLYNAPTAGWLRHAAYAISMAEWLIMFDILRGMRTKPSTTPKEGFGQRCLRWAEHWVLLNLLLALLMSVPALNRFTHGTHVTVAHAMGATIGINTFILLACIAHWSGFDAAHVGRWPRAGLRIAGVALHIMWSALILAGVLKGWRAVGLGLSEHAEVMRPVMPVLVVSVASGAVVAVGLALVVIPLIRQLLVEQNASTRSRVSA, translated from the coding sequence ATGATCGGACCGGTCCGCACGCTCGCCGTCCTGGCCCTCGCGCTGCTTCTGGCCGCGCTGCTGCTCGGCGTCCTCGCTGGCATCGCATTCATGCTTCCGGTGGCGTCGCCGTGGCTCGACTTCACCCGGCTGCGACCGCTGCACACCACCACTGCGCTCTTCTGGATCCTGACGGGGGCCGTGGCCGTGATGCTCGCCTCACGCACCGACGCGGTCGGGGTGGAGCCGCATCGACGGCTTCTTAACGGGTTCCTGTTCCTGTGGGCCGGTTCGTTGGCCATCGCACTGATCTCCTACCTGGTCGGGAAGTTCGGCGGACGTGAGTACTGGGAGTTCCCACCCTGGCTCGCCCTGCCGATCGGTCTGGCGTGGGTGCTGCTGCTGATCGACCACGCCCGTGCGCTCCGCGGCCGCGGTCGAGGCGCACCCATGTACCTGTGGATGTGGACCACCGGCCTGATCTTCTTCCTGTTCACGTTCGTGGAACAGAACCTCTGGCTGCTGCCCGCCATCCGTTCCAGCTATCTGCGCGACCTCACCGTGCAGTGGAAGAGCAACGGCAGCATGGTGGGGGCGTGGAACCAGCTCATCTACGGTGCATCGCTGTACCTGGCCGTTCGCGTATCGGGCAACGAGACCCTGGCGCGCAGCGGCAAGGCGCACACGTTCTGGTTCCTCGGCCTCGCCAACCTGATGTTCAACTGGGGGCATCATCTGTACAACGCACCCACGGCAGGGTGGCTTCGGCATGCGGCCTATGCCATCAGCATGGCCGAGTGGCTCATCATGTTCGACATCCTGCGCGGGATGCGCACGAAGCCCAGCACGACACCCAAGGAGGGCTTCGGGCAACGCTGCTTGCGCTGGGCGGAACACTGGGTGCTGCTGAACCTATTGCTCGCGTTGTTGATGTCGGTGCCCGCGCTCAACCGGTTCACCCACGGGACCCACGTCACCGTCGCGCACGCCATGGGCGCCACCATCGGGATCAACACGTTCATCCTGCTGGCCTGCATCGCTCATTGGTCGGGCTTCGACGCTGCGCATGTGGGCCGATGGCCGCGCGCGGGGCTTCGGATCGCGGGAGTAGCGCTCCACATCATGTGGTCGGCGCTTATCCTGGCCGGCGTGCTGAAGGGCTGGCGTGCTGTGGGCCTTGGCCTGTCGGAACACGCTGAGGTCATGCGCCCGGTGATGCCGGTCCTTGTCGTGTCCGTCGCGTCCGGCGCTGTGGTCGCCGTTGGGCTGGCCCTGGTGGTGATCCCGCTGATCCGGCAGCTGCTTGTCGAGCAGAACGCGTCGACCCGTTCGCGCGTCAGCGCTTGA
- a CDS encoding cytochrome c, giving the protein MKETADGSVLKWRSGTLALLVLAFVANTVAIYAGLFDGRSSAPDDAAMRGRSLWQVHNCQACHQLFGLGGYMGPDLTNVAQDRDPDRLRAFIRYGTGRMPAHPLDDTDIDALIAFLAWVDRHGSSRVPPEHVHWSGTYIIPTGP; this is encoded by the coding sequence ATGAAGGAGACGGCCGATGGCTCCGTTCTGAAGTGGCGTTCCGGCACGCTCGCGCTGCTGGTGCTCGCGTTCGTGGCGAACACGGTGGCCATCTACGCCGGACTGTTCGATGGGCGCAGCAGCGCTCCCGATGACGCGGCGATGCGGGGCCGCTCGCTCTGGCAGGTGCACAACTGCCAGGCCTGCCATCAGTTGTTCGGCCTGGGCGGATACATGGGGCCCGACCTCACGAACGTGGCCCAGGACCGCGACCCCGATCGGTTGCGCGCCTTCATCCGCTACGGCACGGGCCGCATGCCCGCTCATCCACTGGATGACACCGACATCGACGCCTTGATCGCATTCCTGGCCTGGGTGGACCGGCACGGCAGCTCCCGTGTTCCCCCGGAGCACGTCCATTGGTCCGGCACCTACATCATACCCACCGGGCCATGA
- a CDS encoding multicopper oxidase domain-containing protein: MLRPSILLPTCVLSIVSVAQVMNPMAVPPALDLDTFDLDVDEHVVNFYPGVNTNTYGASAPYLGPTLILHRGDTARVRVHNHLGQVTSMHWHGMRVPGWADGGPPREVLPGETWFVEFPVNNPAATFWYHPHPDGLTAEQANFGVAGAIVVRDSVEAALDLPRSYGVDDLPVVIQDRRFAPNGNFVFAAYGDSVLVNGTSHAYVECPAQVVRLRLLNGSNARVYQLGFEDGRTFHVIAGDGGLLAAPVPTDRLPLSNGERAEVLVDLTGMAGDSLLLMSFGSELPLTVPGSDHPLWESSALNGIDFAVLRIRVTAPTADPVTVIPASLVTVTPPDEADAVRTRTKILAGMGMVGMGMFTINGLMFDPAVVNDTMLLGTAEVWEIENISNMAHPMHLHGGSFYVLDRDGAPPHPWESGPKDVVLVDAGASARIIMRFDDLSDGWPFMYHCHNLMHEDNMMMLQYIVVDPNTGSVPVRPEAASIHPVPSDGRFTYRCPFPPEELRITDTIGREVHRQGSLPQRGELTPPLSPGTYIATFSTGARRAIAHLVIQ; encoded by the coding sequence ATGTTGCGTCCGTCGATCCTGTTGCCCACCTGTGTGCTCTCGATCGTCTCCGTGGCTCAGGTCATGAACCCCATGGCCGTTCCACCGGCCTTGGACCTGGACACCTTCGATCTGGATGTGGACGAGCACGTGGTGAACTTCTACCCTGGGGTGAATACGAACACCTATGGGGCGAGCGCGCCCTACCTGGGCCCGACGTTGATCCTTCACCGAGGAGATACGGCACGTGTCCGCGTACACAACCACCTCGGCCAGGTGACCAGCATGCACTGGCATGGCATGCGCGTCCCGGGATGGGCCGATGGTGGCCCGCCACGTGAGGTGCTGCCGGGGGAGACTTGGTTCGTGGAGTTCCCGGTCAACAATCCGGCCGCCACCTTCTGGTACCACCCGCATCCGGACGGGCTCACCGCCGAGCAGGCCAACTTCGGTGTGGCCGGGGCCATCGTGGTGCGCGACAGCGTTGAAGCAGCGCTCGACCTGCCCCGCAGCTACGGTGTGGACGACCTGCCCGTGGTGATCCAGGACAGGCGGTTCGCCCCCAACGGCAACTTCGTGTTCGCCGCCTACGGCGATTCCGTGCTGGTGAACGGCACCTCGCACGCGTATGTGGAGTGTCCGGCGCAGGTGGTGCGGCTGCGTCTGCTCAATGGCAGCAACGCGCGTGTCTACCAGCTGGGTTTTGAGGACGGCCGCACCTTCCACGTGATCGCAGGCGATGGCGGCTTGCTGGCCGCGCCCGTGCCCACCGATCGGCTGCCCCTCAGCAACGGCGAACGTGCCGAAGTGCTGGTGGACCTCACGGGCATGGCGGGCGACAGCCTCCTGCTCATGAGCTTCGGCAGTGAGCTGCCCCTGACCGTCCCCGGGTCCGACCATCCGCTGTGGGAAAGCAGCGCCCTCAACGGCATCGACTTCGCGGTCCTGCGCATCCGCGTAACGGCACCGACGGCGGACCCCGTGACGGTCATTCCCGCATCCTTGGTGACCGTGACGCCTCCGGATGAGGCCGACGCGGTGCGGACCCGGACGAAGATCCTGGCCGGCATGGGCATGGTGGGCATGGGTATGTTCACCATCAACGGGCTCATGTTCGATCCGGCCGTGGTGAACGACACGATGCTCCTCGGTACCGCCGAGGTGTGGGAGATCGAGAACATCAGCAACATGGCACATCCCATGCACCTGCACGGCGGGTCCTTCTACGTCCTGGACCGTGACGGGGCACCGCCCCACCCGTGGGAATCGGGGCCGAAGGACGTGGTGCTGGTGGACGCCGGCGCCAGCGCGCGCATCATCATGCGGTTCGACGACCTGAGCGACGGTTGGCCGTTCATGTACCACTGCCACAACCTGATGCACGAGGACAACATGATGATGCTGCAGTACATCGTGGTGGATCCGAACACGGGTTCGGTGCCCGTGCGGCCGGAAGCTGCTTCGATCCACCCGGTACCATCCGACGGCCGCTTCACCTACAGGTGCCCCTTCCCACCCGAGGAACTCCGCATCACTGATACCATTGGTCGAGAGGTCCATCGGCAGGGCTCGCTTCCCCAACGCGGTGAGCTGACGCCCCCCCTGTCACCTGGCACATACATCGCCACGTTCAGCACCGGCGCTCGCCGGGCAATCGCTCATCTCGTCATCCAATGA